A part of Lentimicrobiaceae bacterium genomic DNA contains:
- the rplT gene encoding 50S ribosomal protein L20, with translation MPRSVNAVASKARRKKILKQVKGQYGRRKNVWTVAKNAYEKGALYAYRDRRVKKRNFRSLWITRINAGVRQYGMSYSVFIDKLNKNNIELNRKVLADLAMNNPEAFKAIVDKVS, from the coding sequence ATGCCAAGATCAGTTAATGCAGTAGCATCGAAAGCCAGACGCAAAAAGATCCTTAAACAAGTAAAGGGTCAATACGGAAGACGTAAAAACGTTTGGACAGTTGCAAAAAACGCCTACGAAAAAGGCGCATTGTACGCATATCGCGACAGAAGAGTAAAAAAGAGAAATTTCAGATCGTTGTGGATCACCCGCATCAACGCCGGAGTACGCCAATACGGAATGTCTTACTCAGTTTTTATTGACAAGCTAAATAAAAACAATATAGAACTTAACCGTAAAGTTCTTGCCGATTTGGCTATGAACAATCCGGAGGCTTTTAAAGCCATTGTTGATAAAGTAAGTTAG
- a CDS encoding carbohydrate-binding family 9-like protein, translating to MNILTLKNTTIALFLVFLFVQISAFAQSLPLNNLPYPETYICYRTDDSIIIDGKMDEKAWQKAKWTSDFVDIEGDLKPLPYHKTNVKMLWDDTYLYIAAFMEEPHVWATLTERESVIFHDNDFEVFIDPDGDTHVYLELELNAFNTQWDLLLLKPYRDETQNVAVDNWNINGLKTAVYVDGTINNPNDIDKGWYCEIAIPFDAIVEVNNHNSIPKNGDIYRVNFSRVQWITDIVNGKYVKRSTVKDGKKVLLPEHNWVWSPQGVIAMHQPETWGYLQFSDKIVSENNDEPIIIDPDFEVKKALRHFYYSQKEFFRQNKSFFDESNDIYKKLIVGEPILRDLKYCCCENLYVASLFNEKTGNNWKISQDGRIWIDNKD from the coding sequence ATGAATATCTTAACACTAAAAAATACGACTATCGCTTTATTTCTGGTTTTTTTGTTTGTCCAAATAAGCGCATTTGCTCAGAGTTTGCCGCTTAACAATTTGCCTTATCCCGAAACCTATATTTGTTACAGGACAGACGACAGCATTATTATCGATGGCAAAATGGACGAAAAAGCTTGGCAAAAAGCAAAATGGACAAGCGATTTTGTTGATATTGAAGGAGATTTAAAACCTTTGCCATATCACAAAACCAATGTTAAGATGCTTTGGGACGATACCTATTTGTACATAGCAGCTTTTATGGAAGAACCGCATGTATGGGCTACTCTTACCGAGCGTGAGAGTGTTATTTTTCATGATAACGATTTTGAAGTCTTTATAGACCCCGACGGCGACACGCACGTTTACCTTGAACTTGAATTAAACGCTTTTAATACTCAATGGGATTTACTTTTGCTGAAACCATACCGCGATGAAACTCAAAATGTTGCAGTTGATAATTGGAATATTAACGGATTAAAAACAGCCGTATATGTTGATGGCACAATTAACAATCCTAACGATATAGACAAAGGCTGGTATTGCGAAATAGCCATTCCTTTTGATGCAATAGTTGAAGTCAATAATCACAATTCAATACCCAAAAATGGCGATATTTATCGTGTGAATTTTTCTCGTGTTCAGTGGATAACCGATATAGTTAATGGCAAGTACGTAAAACGTTCGACCGTTAAGGACGGCAAGAAAGTCTTACTACCCGAACATAATTGGGTGTGGTCGCCGCAAGGTGTTATTGCTATGCATCAGCCCGAAACTTGGGGCTATTTGCAGTTTTCCGATAAAATTGTAAGCGAAAACAATGATGAGCCAATCATTATTGACCCTGATTTTGAAGTTAAAAAAGCACTCAGACATTTTTACTATTCTCAGAAAGAGTTTTTCAGGCAAAACAAGTCATTCTTCGATGAAAGTAATGACATTTACAAGAAATTAATAGTTGGTGAACCTATTTTAAGAGACTTAAAATATTGCTGTTGCGAAAATTTGTACGTAGCTTCGCTTTTTAATGAAAAAACGGGCAATAATTGGAAAATTTCGCAAGACGGTAGAATTTGGATTGATAATAAAGACTAA
- a CDS encoding OmpA family protein, whose protein sequence is MKFKTLLLSLLLLISGFALSQSRPEGRLKKTFSKAVTEYQKKNYATAMKYVDEIISKNADIPSVWMLKGDIYFDSHNFDKAINAYETALKIDSANFKSALYMTALSYFNSENYKDAKQYFQNYLNSNTNKHYEISDSKKKIPICTFRDSIINNALPVEIVNIGSNVNTDGYEYVNALSLDGSLMYFTRKGADKYANESFFKSYSRTDADGDTRWQTAIEIGYPINTDGNEGALCVSPDGITIIITCCSRIDSYGSCDLYFSNKDGKSWTEPINLGRTINSRAWESQPSFAADGKTLYFVSNRAGGVGGADIYVSKMDDKGYWSEPKNLGNTINTKGDEFSPHIHPDGKTLYFSSDGHMGMGQFDLFVTELQPDGTWSKPVNLGYPINTNGDEINIILNAAGDYAYMSAQRADTYGNTDIYRVKLPEYVRPQYIAYIKGKVIDKKTREPLLANFEVIDMQKDSVVVSSWSDKVSGEFIFSLPVDKSYALNVNCRGYLFYSHNFTPQADLSTNKDSIMIVELNKIVKGEKTTLRNIFFEYDKYDLLPESEAELNKLLLFLNNNSSVKIQIVGHTDDVGSDEYNLKLSENRAKAVYQFLIDRNIDSSRISYKGMGEQNPIYDNSTEEGRAMNRRTEFIVE, encoded by the coding sequence ATGAAATTTAAAACCTTATTATTGTCTCTGTTGCTACTCATTTCAGGGTTTGCATTGTCTCAATCACGTCCGGAAGGCAGACTGAAAAAAACTTTTTCAAAAGCGGTTACAGAATATCAAAAGAAAAATTACGCTACCGCCATGAAATACGTCGATGAGATAATCAGCAAAAATGCCGATATTCCCAGCGTTTGGATGCTTAAAGGCGATATTTATTTCGATAGCCATAATTTTGACAAAGCCATAAACGCTTACGAAACAGCATTAAAGATAGATTCGGCTAATTTTAAATCGGCTTTATATATGACGGCACTTTCGTATTTCAACAGTGAGAATTACAAAGATGCAAAACAATATTTTCAAAACTATTTAAACTCCAATACCAACAAGCATTACGAAATAAGCGATAGTAAAAAAAAGATACCCATTTGTACATTTCGTGATAGTATAATCAACAACGCTTTACCTGTCGAAATCGTGAATATTGGTAGTAATGTTAATACCGATGGTTACGAATACGTGAATGCACTTAGTTTAGACGGCAGTCTCATGTATTTCACAAGAAAGGGAGCAGACAAATATGCAAATGAAAGTTTTTTCAAATCTTATTCAAGGACTGATGCAGACGGCGATACAAGATGGCAAACTGCTATCGAAATCGGCTATCCGATAAATACCGACGGAAACGAAGGTGCATTATGCGTTTCGCCCGATGGTATAACAATTATTATAACTTGTTGTAGCAGAATTGATTCGTATGGTAGCTGCGATTTGTATTTTTCAAATAAAGATGGAAAATCCTGGACTGAACCCATTAATTTAGGCAGAACCATAAATAGCAGAGCTTGGGAATCGCAACCGAGTTTCGCTGCAGACGGCAAAACCTTGTATTTTGTATCAAACAGAGCAGGCGGAGTTGGCGGTGCCGATATTTATGTATCGAAGATGGATGATAAAGGATATTGGTCGGAACCAAAAAATTTGGGAAATACTATAAACACCAAAGGCGACGAGTTTTCACCACATATTCATCCCGACGGAAAAACTCTTTATTTTTCGTCAGATGGACACATGGGAATGGGTCAGTTCGACCTTTTTGTTACCGAATTACAACCCGACGGAACATGGTCTAAGCCGGTAAATTTAGGTTATCCGATTAATACTAACGGCGACGAAATAAATATTATTTTAAATGCAGCAGGCGATTATGCTTATATGTCGGCACAACGTGCCGATACTTATGGCAATACAGATATTTACAGGGTGAAATTGCCCGAATATGTCAGACCGCAATACATTGCTTATATTAAAGGAAAAGTTATAGACAAAAAAACTCGCGAACCTTTGTTGGCAAATTTTGAAGTAATTGATATGCAAAAAGATTCGGTTGTGGTATCTTCGTGGTCGGATAAGGTTTCGGGAGAATTTATTTTTTCTTTACCTGTCGATAAAAGTTACGCACTTAACGTTAATTGCAGAGGTTATTTGTTTTATTCGCATAATTTTACTCCGCAAGCTGATTTGTCGACAAACAAAGACAGCATTATGATTGTTGAACTCAACAAAATTGTAAAGGGCGAAAAAACAACTCTTCGTAATATATTTTTCGAATACGATAAATACGATTTACTACCCGAATCGGAAGCCGAACTTAATAAGCTTTTGTTGTTTTTAAATAATAATAGCAGCGTAAAAATTCAAATTGTAGGTCATACCGACGATGTCGGCAGCGATGAATATAATTTGAAACTATCTGAAAACAGAGCCAAAGCTGTATATCAGTTTTTAATTGATAGAAACATTGATAGCAGCCGAATATCATACAAAGGTATGGGTGAGCAAAACCCAATTTACGACAATAGCACCGAAGAAGGCAGAGCAATGAACAGAAGAACGGAGTTTATTGTTGAGTGA
- a CDS encoding DUF5689 domain-containing protein → MKTKKILSAIVVVALTLVMTNSCIQGEFDKPPIDIPEANLTANKTIAELKTQFNTNLDSISEEIIIKGIVVANDESGNLYKKLVIQDETAGIELALDRNSLYTEYRLGQLVYVKCQGMYIGKYGGLHQLGYVHENSIGRLPEAYIDLHLFRDSLPGPVPAPKVIAMNDNNIKSYLSMLVQFDDVSFPDAGSVWATQSASATNRDLVDNSNNKIIVRTSKYANFASSLIPGGKGTVKGILNIFNNDLQLTIRDTSDVLGFVPFVPAFFEESFADGIGSFIAHSVIGTQQWIHDANYSCMKMSGYQSGSSHKNEDWLISPSLDLSGASSIEISFDHAINKGSLANLQSNHTLWICENYNENDFAANNWHQVTIETYPAGNNWLFVNTTANFNLQGNITNLSNVRFAFKYLCSDSESATWEIKNVKVKKQ, encoded by the coding sequence ATGAAAACGAAAAAAATATTATCAGCAATAGTAGTTGTTGCATTAACATTAGTGATGACTAACTCGTGTATTCAAGGTGAATTTGATAAGCCGCCAATTGATATACCCGAAGCTAACCTGACGGCAAATAAAACTATTGCCGAGCTAAAAACACAATTTAACACTAACTTAGATTCAATTTCGGAAGAAATTATTATCAAAGGTATAGTTGTGGCCAACGACGAGTCGGGCAACTTGTACAAAAAACTTGTTATTCAAGACGAAACGGCAGGTATAGAATTGGCGTTAGACAGAAATTCACTATATACCGAATATCGCTTAGGTCAATTGGTTTATGTAAAATGTCAGGGAATGTACATTGGAAAGTATGGAGGATTGCATCAGTTAGGATACGTTCACGAAAACAGCATTGGTAGGTTACCCGAAGCATATATCGACTTACATTTGTTCAGAGACAGCTTGCCTGGACCAGTTCCTGCACCTAAGGTTATTGCAATGAACGATAACAACATAAAATCTTATTTAAGCATGTTAGTTCAATTTGATGATGTTAGTTTTCCTGATGCAGGTAGTGTTTGGGCTACGCAAAGTGCTTCTGCAACCAACAGAGACCTTGTTGATAACAGCAACAATAAGATAATTGTTAGAACCAGCAAGTATGCCAATTTTGCAAGCTCTTTGATCCCGGGAGGTAAAGGCACTGTAAAAGGAATATTAAATATTTTCAACAACGATTTACAGCTTACTATCAGAGATACAAGTGATGTTTTAGGTTTTGTTCCGTTTGTGCCTGCATTTTTCGAAGAATCTTTTGCCGACGGCATAGGTAGTTTTATTGCGCATAGCGTTATTGGAACGCAGCAGTGGATACACGATGCAAACTATTCGTGCATGAAAATGTCGGGCTATCAGTCGGGTTCAAGTCATAAAAACGAAGATTGGCTCATTTCGCCTTCATTAGATTTGTCGGGAGCAAGCAGTATCGAAATCTCATTCGATCACGCAATAAATAAAGGAAGTTTAGCTAACCTACAATCAAATCATACTTTGTGGATTTGCGAAAACTATAACGAAAACGATTTTGCTGCAAACAATTGGCATCAGGTTACTATAGAAACTTATCCGGCAGGAAATAATTGGCTGTTTGTCAACACTACTGCAAACTTTAATTTACAGGGTAATATTACGAATTTGAGTAATGTGAGGTTTGCATTCAAATACTTGTGTTCCGACAGCGAATCGGCAACGTGGGAAATTAAAAACGTTAAGGTAAAGAAACAATAA
- the hydF gene encoding [FeFe] hydrogenase H-cluster maturation GTPase HydF gives MVKSKNKALRPHIGIFGKRNTGKSSLINTLTGQDIAIVSDTPGTTTDPVNKTIEIRGIGPVVLIDTAGIDDKDSTLGNMRVDKTLKVVSEIDVAVLIFTDNDFGEFEKQIIKLFDENKVPFIIVHNKTDLTSLNTEVANNIKNTYNTNVVEFSTVTNKYVQLLIDKIQEVIPQSAWQKPSLLGDIISKGDIVLLVTPIDASAPEGRIILPQVQTIRDILDNDAISIVCKEDGAEQLIKSNKIIPKLVVTDSQVFNNVSKFVPDNIMLTSFSIILARQKANFEAYLKGTNHIEKLQNNDNILMLEACTHHVSCEDIGRVKIPNWLEKYTGKKLNFDFVAGLSPYDKNINKYSLVISCGGCMITQKQLQNRLQPFIDAGIPVSNYGMTIAFVNGIFKRAIHPFK, from the coding sequence ATGGTAAAAAGCAAAAATAAAGCGTTAAGACCGCATATTGGAATATTCGGAAAACGCAATACGGGCAAAAGCTCACTGATTAATACTTTAACCGGACAAGATATCGCGATAGTTTCGGATACTCCCGGTACAACAACCGATCCCGTGAATAAAACCATTGAAATTCGCGGGATTGGTCCTGTTGTGTTGATTGATACGGCAGGTATAGACGATAAAGATTCAACTTTGGGCAACATGCGTGTTGACAAAACCTTAAAAGTTGTTTCGGAAATTGATGTAGCTGTATTGATTTTTACGGATAACGACTTTGGAGAATTTGAAAAGCAAATTATTAAACTGTTTGATGAGAACAAAGTTCCATTTATTATCGTTCACAACAAAACAGATTTAACAAGTCTGAATACCGAAGTTGCAAACAATATTAAAAACACTTACAACACAAATGTTGTTGAGTTTAGCACAGTTACCAACAAGTACGTTCAGTTACTAATTGACAAAATACAAGAAGTAATACCGCAATCGGCGTGGCAAAAACCTTCTTTGCTCGGCGATATTATTTCCAAAGGCGATATTGTACTACTTGTTACACCAATAGATGCATCGGCTCCCGAAGGCAGAATTATACTACCACAAGTTCAAACTATTAGAGATATTTTGGATAACGATGCAATAAGTATAGTTTGCAAAGAAGATGGAGCCGAGCAACTGATAAAAAGCAACAAAATAATTCCAAAATTGGTTGTAACTGACAGTCAAGTGTTTAATAATGTTTCTAAATTTGTTCCCGACAATATCATGCTTACAAGTTTTAGCATTATATTAGCACGACAAAAGGCAAACTTTGAAGCTTATTTGAAAGGCACAAATCATATTGAAAAACTGCAAAACAACGACAACATTCTTATGCTTGAAGCATGTACGCATCATGTTTCATGCGAAGATATAGGACGCGTTAAAATACCGAATTGGTTGGAAAAATATACAGGCAAAAAACTAAACTTCGATTTTGTTGCAGGACTTAGTCCTTACGATAAAAACATTAATAAATACAGTCTTGTTATTTCCTGTGGTGGCTGTATGATTACTCAAAAGCAACTTCAAAACCGATTGCAACCGTTTATAGATGCTGGCATACCTGTCTCCAACTACGGTATGACCATAGCTTTTGTAAATGGAATTTTTAAAAGAGCTATCCATCCGTTTAAATAA
- a CDS encoding lyase family protein has product MKVENKYRIETDSIGEKEIPTDALYGINSIRAVENFPYITPIDIEWYKAMGDVKTAVYTSYKKFLKAINEQYPNDEVPLDLITEDVLDVLIEAGKEVAEGKHFDSYIVPALNGGAGTSINMNVNEIITNVALLKMGKQPGEYSFIDPFEDANVYQSTNDVVPTALRLALIRLIVQLEESVHKLMYAVKRFANNYKNSLRIGYTQMQAAVPSSYGKLFEAYYQALSRDRRRFERAPEIIKNVNLGGSAIGTAMGVPLFMVMDMTDTLQKMTHLPISRANDLSDGTSNLDVLAEFHGLLKTHAVNLEKIVNDIRLMASDVVGHYSINIPARQVGSSIMPGKINPVIPEFVISVSHSVYANDVLVNSLCGQGCIDLNAYAPAIGNNIISSIRMLIAANDTTREHLIEGLTINPEVDEANVYSSRSIATALNPLIGYKKSSEYSKMMRETGCNIFEANEKLKILDKERLEYVLRPENLLKTGFTISELMDETHKHHNGKKQK; this is encoded by the coding sequence ATGAAAGTAGAAAATAAATACAGAATAGAAACAGATTCTATTGGCGAAAAAGAAATTCCAACCGATGCGTTGTACGGCATAAACTCTATAAGAGCCGTTGAAAATTTCCCATACATCACTCCTATAGATATCGAGTGGTATAAGGCTATGGGCGATGTAAAAACTGCCGTTTACACTTCGTACAAAAAATTCTTAAAGGCTATTAATGAGCAATATCCCAACGATGAAGTTCCCCTTGACCTTATTACCGAAGATGTACTTGATGTTCTTATTGAAGCCGGCAAAGAAGTTGCCGAAGGTAAACACTTTGATAGCTACATAGTTCCCGCACTTAACGGTGGAGCCGGAACAAGCATTAACATGAACGTTAATGAAATTATTACCAACGTAGCTCTATTAAAAATGGGTAAACAACCCGGCGAATACAGCTTTATAGATCCTTTTGAAGATGCCAACGTTTACCAATCGACTAACGACGTTGTACCTACTGCTTTAAGGTTAGCGTTAATTCGCTTGATAGTCCAATTGGAAGAATCGGTACACAAACTAATGTATGCTGTTAAGAGATTTGCCAACAACTACAAAAACTCATTACGTATCGGTTACACCCAAATGCAGGCAGCCGTTCCATCATCGTATGGCAAACTGTTTGAAGCATATTATCAAGCTCTATCTCGCGACCGTAGGCGCTTTGAAAGAGCTCCTGAGATAATTAAAAACGTGAATTTAGGCGGTAGTGCTATAGGTACAGCAATGGGTGTTCCTTTGTTCATGGTTATGGATATGACAGATACGTTGCAAAAAATGACTCACCTTCCTATTAGTCGTGCCAACGACCTTTCTGACGGTACAAGTAATCTTGATGTTTTAGCAGAATTTCACGGATTGCTAAAAACTCACGCAGTGAATTTGGAAAAAATAGTCAACGATATCAGACTTATGGCAAGCGACGTTGTTGGACACTACTCTATTAATATACCTGCACGTCAGGTTGGAAGCAGCATTATGCCTGGTAAAATAAATCCTGTTATACCCGAATTTGTTATAAGTGTCTCCCACTCTGTTTATGCAAACGATGTTTTGGTCAACTCGCTTTGCGGTCAGGGTTGTATCGACCTTAACGCCTACGCTCCTGCAATTGGTAACAATATCATTTCGAGTATAAGAATGCTTATTGCAGCCAACGACACTACCCGCGAACACTTAATAGAAGGATTAACTATTAATCCCGAAGTTGACGAAGCAAACGTATATAGCAGCAGATCAATAGCTACAGCTCTTAATCCACTTATTGGATACAAAAAATCTTCGGAATACTCTAAAATGATGAGAGAAACAGGTTGCAATATTTTTGAAGCAAACGAAAAGCTTAAAATTTTAGATAAAGAGCGTTTGGAATACGTATTGAGACCTGAAAACTTGCTCAAAACCGGTTTTACAATATCGGAACTAATGGACGAGACTCATAAACACCATAATGGTAAAAAGCAAAAATAA
- the rpmI gene encoding 50S ribosomal protein L35 produces MPKMKSKSAAKKRFSKTGTGKLKRRHAYHSHILTKKSNKRKRNLGYSTIVDKADAKVVKEMLQ; encoded by the coding sequence ATGCCTAAAATGAAAAGCAAATCGGCTGCCAAAAAAAGATTCTCAAAAACAGGCACCGGAAAATTGAAGAGAAGACATGCTTACCACAGTCACATCTTAACAAAAAAGTCGAATAAAAGAAAACGTAACTTAGGTTACAGCACTATAGTCGACAAAGCAGATGCTAAAGTGGTTAAAGAAATGCTTCAGTAA
- the ftcD gene encoding glutamate formimidoyltransferase — translation MQKLIECVPNFSEGNNMGVIKQITNVIESVEGVKLLDVDPGKATNRTVVTFVGSPDSVIEAAFQAIKKASEVIDMRHHKGEHPRFGATDVCPLVPISGISMEETVEYARKLAKRVGEELGIPVYCYENAAFKPERKNLANVRAGEYEGLPKKITSEEWKPDFGPNTFTEKAATAGATAIGARDFLVAYNINLNTTSTRRANAVAFDIREKGRPARVGNPITGKKKLDENGKEIWIPGSLKECKAIGWYIEEYGIAQISINLTNVSITPIHVAFEETCKKANERGLRVTGSELVGLVPLKAMLDAGKYFLRKQKRSVGVSESEIIKIAVKSLGLDDLKPFNPEEKIIEYVLAKGDKTNKLVDMSVSGFVDETASESPAPGGGSVSATMGAMGIALATMVANLSSHKAGWDDRWEEFSNYAEKGQKLKDRLLFLIDEDTRSFNNIMEAFGLPRGNEQEKADRTKAIQEATKYAIEVPFNVMQTSFSCFEVIEAMVEIGNPNSISDAAVGAIAIRSAIIGAFLNVQINANDLDDKEFVTDILEKAAKIRKEAEEKERIILDKVDKILTK, via the coding sequence ATGCAAAAACTTATTGAATGTGTACCCAATTTTAGCGAAGGTAACAATATGGGAGTTATCAAGCAAATTACTAACGTAATTGAAAGTGTTGAAGGAGTTAAACTATTGGATGTTGATCCGGGTAAAGCCACCAACAGAACTGTTGTAACATTTGTAGGTTCTCCCGATTCGGTTATTGAGGCAGCTTTTCAAGCGATAAAAAAAGCCAGCGAAGTAATAGATATGCGTCATCATAAAGGCGAACATCCACGCTTTGGAGCAACCGACGTATGTCCTTTAGTACCTATTTCGGGTATAAGCATGGAAGAAACTGTTGAATACGCTAGAAAACTTGCTAAACGCGTTGGTGAAGAATTAGGAATACCGGTTTATTGCTACGAAAATGCCGCATTTAAGCCTGAGCGAAAAAACCTTGCCAATGTAAGAGCAGGCGAATACGAGGGTTTGCCTAAAAAAATAACTTCGGAAGAATGGAAACCTGATTTCGGACCTAATACATTTACCGAAAAAGCTGCAACTGCCGGAGCTACTGCTATAGGAGCACGTGATTTCTTGGTTGCGTACAATATCAACTTAAATACAACATCAACTCGTAGGGCAAATGCTGTTGCTTTTGATATCAGGGAGAAAGGTCGTCCCGCCAGAGTTGGCAACCCGATAACCGGTAAGAAAAAACTTGACGAAAACGGAAAAGAAATTTGGATACCGGGCTCATTAAAAGAATGTAAAGCTATTGGCTGGTACATCGAAGAGTACGGCATTGCTCAAATATCAATAAACCTTACAAACGTCAGCATTACCCCTATTCATGTAGCATTTGAAGAAACTTGTAAAAAAGCCAACGAAAGAGGATTGAGAGTTACAGGCTCAGAATTAGTTGGATTGGTACCTTTAAAGGCTATGCTCGACGCCGGTAAATATTTCTTAAGAAAACAAAAGCGTTCAGTAGGTGTTTCGGAAAGCGAAATCATTAAAATAGCTGTAAAATCGCTTGGTTTAGACGATCTTAAACCTTTCAATCCGGAAGAAAAGATTATTGAATACGTTTTGGCAAAAGGCGATAAAACCAACAAACTTGTGGATATGTCGGTAAGCGGTTTTGTTGACGAAACTGCCTCGGAATCGCCGGCTCCTGGTGGAGGCTCGGTTTCTGCAACAATGGGTGCTATGGGAATAGCATTAGCTACAATGGTGGCTAATCTATCGAGCCATAAAGCAGGCTGGGACGACAGATGGGAAGAGTTTAGCAATTACGCCGAAAAAGGTCAGAAATTGAAAGACAGACTGTTATTTTTAATCGATGAAGACACTCGCTCCTTCAATAACATTATGGAAGCCTTTGGCTTGCCAAGAGGTAACGAGCAAGAAAAAGCCGATAGAACAAAAGCTATACAAGAAGCTACAAAATACGCTATTGAAGTACCTTTTAATGTGATGCAAACTTCTTTTAGCTGTTTTGAAGTTATTGAAGCAATGGTTGAAATTGGAAACCCGAACTCTATCAGCGATGCTGCCGTTGGAGCTATAGCCATTAGAAGTGCAATTATTGGTGCATTTTTAAACGTTCAGATTAACGCTAACGACTTAGATGATAAAGAATTTGTAACAGATATTTTGGAAAAAGCTGCTAAAATTAGAAAAGAAGCCGAAGAAAAAGAAAGGATAATTTTAGATAAAGTTGACAAAATTCTAACCAAATAG
- a CDS encoding copper homeostasis protein CutC, with product MKIEIPVFNIESAILAAKNGADRIELCSGLVGGGVTPSKGAVDIARKKIDIPIHVMVRPREGDFLYSETEIEVMKNDIIYSKQVGIDGVVIGCLTPQGKVDVDLLNYLCDIAYPMQVTFHRVIDKTVDIFEAAESVLSTSCTRILTSGGYNTVTKGISNIEKLHNLFGDKIIIMPGGGVNVDNYLFFKDIGIKEIHFSARHEVDGKMVHRPTEPDFGLAGYFDDYCYTLPKESVIKTILEGINTKTGSSK from the coding sequence ATGAAAATTGAAATACCTGTTTTTAATATTGAGTCGGCAATATTGGCAGCCAAAAACGGAGCCGACAGAATTGAGTTGTGTTCGGGATTGGTAGGTGGCGGCGTTACACCTTCGAAAGGTGCTGTTGATATTGCAAGAAAAAAGATTGATATTCCTATCCATGTGATGGTACGCCCTCGTGAAGGCGATTTTTTATATTCGGAAACGGAAATTGAAGTGATGAAAAACGATATAATATACTCCAAACAAGTTGGAATTGACGGAGTAGTGATTGGCTGTTTGACGCCACAGGGTAAGGTTGATGTTGATTTGCTAAATTATTTATGCGACATTGCGTATCCGATGCAAGTTACATTTCATAGAGTCATTGATAAGACTGTTGATATTTTTGAAGCAGCAGAAAGTGTTTTATCAACCAGTTGTACCCGTATCTTGACTTCAGGTGGCTACAATACAGTAACAAAAGGAATTTCGAACATTGAAAAACTCCATAATTTGTTTGGGGATAAAATAATAATAATGCCGGGTGGCGGAGTCAATGTCGACAATTATTTATTTTTTAAAGATATTGGAATTAAAGAAATTCACTTTTCGGCTCGACACGAAGTTGATGGCAAAATGGTGCACAGACCTACCGAGCCCGATTTCGGTTTGGCAGGTTATTTTGATGATTATTGCTATACCTTGCCCAAAGAAAGTGTGATTAAAACTATTTTGGAAGGCATAAACACAAAAACAGGAAGTTCAAAATAG
- a CDS encoding SoxR reducing system RseC family protein yields MAAEVKHEGIITSIDKNKVFVNMVVKSACASCKAKGFCSASEMADKVVEIDVGNNNSYEVGQQVNVIISKKEGNYAVLLGYGIPFIVAIVTLIAVSRYADELTAGIATIIAVGLYYLLLFLYRKRVEKKFVFKIESREE; encoded by the coding sequence ATGGCAGCAGAAGTAAAACACGAAGGAATTATCACAAGCATAGACAAGAACAAAGTCTTTGTCAATATGGTTGTTAAGTCGGCTTGTGCTTCGTGTAAAGCCAAAGGATTTTGTTCCGCATCCGAAATGGCTGATAAAGTTGTTGAAATTGATGTTGGAAACAATAACAGCTACGAAGTTGGACAACAAGTAAACGTTATTATCTCAAAAAAAGAAGGCAATTATGCTGTTTTGTTGGGATACGGAATACCTTTTATTGTAGCTATTGTAACTTTAATTGCAGTTTCACGATACGCAGACGAACTGACAGCCGGAATTGCAACAATAATTGCGGTCGGTTTGTATTATTTACTGTTATTCCTGTACAGAAAACGAGTTGAGAAAAAATTTGTTTTTAAAATTGAAAGCAGAGAAGAGTAG